One region of Miscanthus floridulus cultivar M001 chromosome 19, ASM1932011v1, whole genome shotgun sequence genomic DNA includes:
- the LOC136528841 gene encoding uncharacterized protein codes for MALQQPHIGATVALTTPRSQILMGANPPYWAGHATSMGEAQSAGAARRALRPCELAVRRVPLGGRRGMASGHAALRVHRCVAGRTSWHRQRARNRAWRMGGRAAACKEGTAVSCGAGRGSRWRLAAGLRAASSPPSSAPPHAGSRAQTVEAEEGGGIAFGRRRQLDGRAGVAYDSELSPSHARARADGEEPTQGQPAGSCTWLRAYSGELRPLAFPATVPVPWIAAVFLDAVDRRRCQLPAAKNRPTEFATSPWCCRTALLALSWTGARDRELPVRYPCTSLNGVRVLGTAHRRPGLAPHAPRPHTPTATA; via the coding sequence atggcgctccagcAACCCCACATCGGCGCGACGGTGGCCCTCACGACCCCGCGCTCGCAAATACTGATGGGGGCAAATCCGCCCTATTGGGCAGGGCATGCGACATCGATGGGGGAGGCACAATCGGCGGGCGCGGCAAGGCGGGCGCTGCGGCCGTGCGAGCTCGCGGTGCGGCGGGTGCCGCTGGGCGGGCGTCGTGGCATGGCCAGCGGGCACGCTGCGCTACGGGTGCATAGGTGCGTAGCTGGGCGGACGTCGTGGCATCGGCAGCGGGCGCGCAACCGGGCATGGCGGATGGGCGGTCGAGCGGCCGCGTGCAAGGAGGGCACCGCGGTCTCGTGCGGGGCTGGACGCGGCTCCCGGTGGCGCCTGGCAGCGGGTCTccgcgccgcctcctcccctccttcCTCCGCTCCTCCCCACGCAGGCTCCCGTGCCCAGACCGTAGAAGCGGAGGAAGGTGGAGGCATCGCGTTCGGACGGCGCCGCCAACTCGACGGTCGTGCTGGTGTTGCCTACGACTCGGAGCTGTCGCCCTCCCACGCCCGCGCACGCGCCGACGGCGAGGAGCCAACACAGGGCCAACCTGCCGGCTCGTGCACGTGGCTGCGAGCCTACTCCGGCGAGCTGCGCCCCCTTGCCTTCCCCGCGACTGTGCCAGTGCCCTGGATCGCCGCCGTTTTTCTTGATGCCGTGGACCGCCGCCGTTGCCAACTTCCCGCCGCCAAGAACCGGCCAACCGAGTTCGCGACGTCGCCCTGGTGCTGTAGAACCGCCCTGCTCGCGCTTTCGTGGACCGGAGCACGAGATCGAGAGCTGCCCGTGCGCTATCCATGCACCTCCCTTAATGGCGTTCGCGTCCTCGGCACGGCGCACAGACGACCCGGCCTCGCTCCCCATGCTCCCCGTCCCCATACCCCAACGGCCACAGCCTGA